The following proteins are encoded in a genomic region of Thunnus maccoyii chromosome 8, fThuMac1.1, whole genome shotgun sequence:
- the LOC121901519 gene encoding ADP-ribosylation factor-like protein 9 has translation MSGWSRAGVLGASVALAGGLAYLIWDSVSSSREEDCEMEWRLGPDGQNSGDEEDRPPVGRTFVIAGETQNAPRPRPVVSGGARVLFLGLDGAGKSSLLHCLATGGCLEEDTKPTHGFNGISVYREDMHIEFLEIGGKEELRQYWHRYLCTANLLVFVVDSSKPHLLPVVKKHLHELLASDPYLPLMVLANKQDLPGACSIAELRDALSLSEAGDRMLFLLSTDMKTTELSSFIQQTRDLMIHMIYDRE, from the exons ATGTCTGGTTGGAGCAGAGCCGGGGTCCTCGGCGCCTCCGTCGCTCTTGCGGGCGGACTCGCCTATCTTATCTGGGACTCTGTGTCCTCCTCCCGGgaggaagactgtgagatgGAGTGGCGGCTGGGACCAGACGGTCAAAATTCCGGAGATGAAGAGGACAGACCTCCGGTTGGAAGAACTTTCGTTATTGCTGGTGAAACGCAAAACGCGCCACGG CCCAGGCCTGTGGTGTCAGGTGGGGCACGGGTGCTGTTTCTGGGCCTGGATGGAGCCGGTAAGTCCAGCCTGCTGCACTGTTTGGCCACCGGCGGCTGCCTGGAGGAGGACACTAAGCCGACACATGGCTTCAACGGTATCTCCGTCTACAGAGAAGACATGCACATCGAGTTCCTAGAGA ttggAGGTAAAGAGGAGCTGCGGCAGTACTGGCACAGGTACTTGTGCACAGCTAATCTGCTGGTGTTTGTGGTTGACTCCTCCAAACCGCATCTCCTCCCCGTCGTTAAGAAGCATTTACATGAGCTGCTGGCCTCTGACCCCTACCTGCCTTTAATGGTTCTGGCCAACAAACAG GATCTACCAGGAGCCTGCAGCATCGCTGAGCTCCGTGACGCTCTGTCCTTGTCTGAGGCCGGAGACCGTATGCTGTTCCTCTTAAGCACTGACATGAAGACAACGGAGCTGAGCTCATTCATTCAGCAAACTCGAGACCTGATGATCCACATGATTTATGACAGAGAATAA